A window of the Hordeum vulgare subsp. vulgare chromosome 5H, MorexV3_pseudomolecules_assembly, whole genome shotgun sequence genome harbors these coding sequences:
- the LOC123395929 gene encoding type IV inositol polyphosphate 5-phosphatase 9-like isoform X2 encodes MTTNKILHHQELHGHQSISDVSGIVDDTLGKSPLDRQDTLKYRVFASTWNIGGIAPTNDLDLEDWLDTRANSYDIYVLGFQEIVPLNAVNVLGPSKRCISTKWNSLIGKALNKKKTRDGAQLQHTTTNSSAMESFAQEGCFICIRSKQMVGIFTSVWVRSNLRSYVNHLDVSCVGSGIMGYLGNKGSVSVRFMLHETSFCVVCCHLASGGKQGDVLLRNFDAADILARTRFHGGGNKKLPKKILDHDQVVLLGDLNYRISLEEPETRLLVKAKNWSTLLENDQLVSEFSTGRLFEGFQEGAVTFSPTYKYQPNSDQYYWCFEAARGEKKRAPAWCDRILWRGKGLKQIQYGTCDYKLSDHRPVRAGFFAECRIKGDAEDSIGGFMR; translated from the exons ATGACGACAAATAAGATACTGCATCACCAGGAGCTACATGGCCATCAATCCATCTCTGATGTTTCAGGCATAGTGGATGACACCTTGGGAAAGAGTCCCTTGGATAGGCAGGATACACTGAAATACAG GGTGTTTGCTAGTACGTGGAATATCGGTGGCATAGCACCAACAAATGATCTGGACTTGGAGGATTGGTTGGATACAAGAGCTAACTCCTACGACATCTATGTTCTAGG GTTCCAAGAAATAGTGCCACTGAATGCAGTAAATGTGCTTGGTCCTAGCAAGAGGTGTATCTCTACAAAGTGGAACTCACTAATTGGGAAGGCACTAAACAAAAAGAAGACACGAGATGGAGCACAGTTGCAGCATACGACTACAAATAGTAGTGCAATGGAAAGCTTTGCACAAGAGGGGTGCTTTATATGCATCAGGAGCAAGCAGATGGTGGGCATCTTCACCTCAGTCTGGGTGAGAAGCAATCTTAGGTCATACGTTAACCATCTGGATGTGTCATGCGTTGGTTCAGGTATCATGGGCTATCTAGGGAACAAG GGTTCAGTATCAGTTCGATTTATGCTGCATGAGACGAGCTTTTGTGTTGTTTGTTGTCACCTGGCTTCAGGTGGCAAACAAGGGGATGTGCTGCTGAGGAACTTTGATGCAGCGGATATACTTGCAAGGACGAGATTTCATGGTGGTGGAAATAAAAAACTGCCAAagaaaatcctcgatcacga CCAAGTAGTTTTGCTCGGTGACTTGAATTATAGGATATCACTGGAAGAGCCTGAGACAAGGTTGCTGGTGAAAGCTAAGAACTGGTCCACCCTGTTAGAGAATGATCAG CTAGTGTCCGAATTCTCAACGGGGCGGCTTTTTGAGGGCTTTCAGGAAGGGGCGGTCACCTTCTCTCCCACCTACAAGTACCAGCCAAACTCTGACCAGTACTACTGGTGCTTCGAAGCAGCACGGGGGGAGAAGAAGCGTGCTCCCGCATG GTGTGATCGCATTCTTTGGCGCGGCAAGGGCCTGAAACAAATCCAATATGGGACCTGCGACTACAAGTTGTCAGACCACCGGCCGGTGAGAGCGGGCTTCTTTGCCGAGTGCAGGATCAAGGGAGATGCGGAGGACTCTATTGGTGGCTTCATGCGCTGA
- the LOC123395929 gene encoding type IV inositol polyphosphate 5-phosphatase 9-like isoform X1 translates to MITCCMPLLDSKTISSLPIVGYQNMGENRKFGQIILPRMTTNKILHHQELHGHQSISDVSGIVDDTLGKSPLDRQDTLKYRVFASTWNIGGIAPTNDLDLEDWLDTRANSYDIYVLGFQEIVPLNAVNVLGPSKRCISTKWNSLIGKALNKKKTRDGAQLQHTTTNSSAMESFAQEGCFICIRSKQMVGIFTSVWVRSNLRSYVNHLDVSCVGSGIMGYLGNKGSVSVRFMLHETSFCVVCCHLASGGKQGDVLLRNFDAADILARTRFHGGGNKKLPKKILDHDQVVLLGDLNYRISLEEPETRLLVKAKNWSTLLENDQLVSEFSTGRLFEGFQEGAVTFSPTYKYQPNSDQYYWCFEAARGEKKRAPAWCDRILWRGKGLKQIQYGTCDYKLSDHRPVRAGFFAECRIKGDAEDSIGGFMR, encoded by the exons ATGATTACTTGCTGCATGCCACTATTAGACAGCAAGACAATCTCTTCCTTGCCCATAGTAGGCTATCAAAACATGGGAGAGAACAGGAAGTTTGGACAA ATCATCCTGCCAAGGATGACGACAAATAAGATACTGCATCACCAGGAGCTACATGGCCATCAATCCATCTCTGATGTTTCAGGCATAGTGGATGACACCTTGGGAAAGAGTCCCTTGGATAGGCAGGATACACTGAAATACAG GGTGTTTGCTAGTACGTGGAATATCGGTGGCATAGCACCAACAAATGATCTGGACTTGGAGGATTGGTTGGATACAAGAGCTAACTCCTACGACATCTATGTTCTAGG GTTCCAAGAAATAGTGCCACTGAATGCAGTAAATGTGCTTGGTCCTAGCAAGAGGTGTATCTCTACAAAGTGGAACTCACTAATTGGGAAGGCACTAAACAAAAAGAAGACACGAGATGGAGCACAGTTGCAGCATACGACTACAAATAGTAGTGCAATGGAAAGCTTTGCACAAGAGGGGTGCTTTATATGCATCAGGAGCAAGCAGATGGTGGGCATCTTCACCTCAGTCTGGGTGAGAAGCAATCTTAGGTCATACGTTAACCATCTGGATGTGTCATGCGTTGGTTCAGGTATCATGGGCTATCTAGGGAACAAG GGTTCAGTATCAGTTCGATTTATGCTGCATGAGACGAGCTTTTGTGTTGTTTGTTGTCACCTGGCTTCAGGTGGCAAACAAGGGGATGTGCTGCTGAGGAACTTTGATGCAGCGGATATACTTGCAAGGACGAGATTTCATGGTGGTGGAAATAAAAAACTGCCAAagaaaatcctcgatcacga CCAAGTAGTTTTGCTCGGTGACTTGAATTATAGGATATCACTGGAAGAGCCTGAGACAAGGTTGCTGGTGAAAGCTAAGAACTGGTCCACCCTGTTAGAGAATGATCAG CTAGTGTCCGAATTCTCAACGGGGCGGCTTTTTGAGGGCTTTCAGGAAGGGGCGGTCACCTTCTCTCCCACCTACAAGTACCAGCCAAACTCTGACCAGTACTACTGGTGCTTCGAAGCAGCACGGGGGGAGAAGAAGCGTGCTCCCGCATG GTGTGATCGCATTCTTTGGCGCGGCAAGGGCCTGAAACAAATCCAATATGGGACCTGCGACTACAAGTTGTCAGACCACCGGCCGGTGAGAGCGGGCTTCTTTGCCGAGTGCAGGATCAAGGGAGATGCGGAGGACTCTATTGGTGGCTTCATGCGCTGA
- the LOC123395930 gene encoding monoacylglycerol lipase-like has product MWAPATSPAGRALRPPPRLPAVVRVVVPLPATGRARRLPLPPSRPCLAAPRASEMAAAAEEGEGERRWWRGAEEMDAAVRRELAIRRLQEEAEEAGTGRSRREFAVFETARGDTLFTQSWTPAAAGPVRGIVVLLHGLNEHSGRYDHFAKLLNDQGLKVYAMDWIGHGGSDGAHGYVSSLDHAVGDLKEFLEDVVLEENYGLPCFLFGHSTGGAIVLKAALDPCVEVHIEGLILTSPAIHVQPSHPIIKVVAPIFSVLAPKYRVSALHRRGPPVSRDPEALKIKYADPLVYTGPIRVRTGNEILRISSYLQRNLSRVTVPFLVLHGTADTITDPRASQRLYQASMSTHKSIKLYDGYLHDLLFEPERDDIANDIITWLSSRLNVLHRW; this is encoded by the exons ATGTGGGCCCCGGCGACCTCGCCGGCGGGCAGGGCGCTCCGACCGCCGCCGCGGTTGCCGGCAGTGGTACGGGTCGTCGTCCCGCTGCCTGCCACGGGGAGGGCGCGGCGGCTGCCGCTGCCGCCCAGCCGGCCCTGCCTAGCCGCGCCGCGTGCGTCGGAGATGGCGGCCGCGgccgaggagggggagggggagaggaggtggtggaggggggcgGAGGAGATGGACGCGGCTGTGAGGCGCGAGCTGGCGATCCGGAGGCTGCAGGAGGAAGCGGAGGAGGCGGGGACGGGGAGGAGTAGGCGGGAGTTCGCCGTGTTCGAGACGGCCAGGGGAGACACGCTCTTCACCCAGTCGtggacccccgccgccgccggccccgtCAG GGGTATTGTTGTTCTACTACATGGTCTAAATGAGCATAG TGGAAGATACGACCATTTTGCAAAGTTGTTGAATGACCAAGGTCTTAAAGTTTATGCGATGGACTGGATAG GACATGGCGGAAGTGATGGCGCGCATGGTTATGTTTCATCGCTTGATCATGCTGTTGGTGATTTG AAAGAATTTTTAGAGGATGTTGTGTTAGAAGAAAACTATGGTTTGCCATGCTTCTTATTTGGCCACTCCACAGGTGGAGCTATTGTTTTGAAG GCAGCACTAGATCCTTGTGTGGAAGTTCATATTGAAGGTTTGATCTTGACCTCGCCAGCTATTCACGTTCAGCCATCTCATCCGATTATCAAA GTTGTTGCACCAATCTTCTCGGTGTTGGCTCCGAAATATCGGGTTAGTGCTTTGCATAGGAGAGGACCTCCTGTTTCCCGTGATCCAGAGGCTTTGAAGATCAAGTATGCAGATCCACTTGTGTATACTGGACCGATCAGAGTTAGAACAGGAAACGAAATCCTCCGGATATCATCATACTTGCAGAGAAACTTAAGTAGAGTTACAGTCCCTTTTCTAGTTCTTCATGGAACAGCTGACACGATAACCGACCCAAGAGCATCCCAACGACTTTACCAAGCATCAATGTCGACTCATAAGTCGATAAAGCTATATGACGGATATTTACATGACCTTCTCTTCGAGCCTGAAAGGGATGATATAGCCAATGACATCATCACTTGGTTGAGCTCAAGACTTAATGTTCTCCACAGATGGTAA
- the LOC123399220 gene encoding uncharacterized protein LOC123399220, producing the protein MSASDGYYLRNGELQGPTFLTVPGFAPVLRATGVHDALAASTAVVAPDRHALSALLSLWHPGSHVVRLPTGPATFSLEDALLLAGLPPSGASLSRPLTPTEEDICARLVVEKEKIRALYPYARKARRVSAEVWLEWFESRIRPGEDDELRWLDFLAYWLAFFVTPSLRPKGGELPERVFALATRISLGELVALGPTVVANLYA; encoded by the coding sequence atgtcggcCTCCGACGGCTACTACCTCCGCAACGGCGAGCTGCAGGGCCCCACCTTCCTCACCGTCCCCGGCTTCGCGCCTGTCCTCCGCGCCACGGGCGTCCACGACGCCCTTGCCGCCTCCACGGCCGTCGTCGCCCCCGACCGCCACGCCCTGTCCGCACTGCTCTCGCTCTGGCACCCGGGCTCCCATGTCGTCCGCCTCCCCACCGGCCCCGCCACCTTCTCCCTCGAGGATGCGCTGCTCCTTGCCGGCCTTCCCCCCTCCGGCGCCTCGCTGAGTCGGCCCCTCACCCCGACCGAGGAGGACATCTGCGCCCGCCTCGTCGTGGAGAAGGAGAAGATCAGGGCGCTCTACCCCTACGCCCGCAAGGCCCGCCGCGTGTCCGCGGAGGTCTGGCTCGAGTGGTTCGAGAGCCGAATCCGCCCCGGGGAGGACGACGAGCTACGCTGGCTCGACTTCCTCGCCTACTGGCTTGCCTTCTTCGTCACCCCAAGTCTAAGGCCCAAGGGCGGCGAGCTGCCGGAGCGCGTGTTCGCGCTCGCCACCCGGATTAGCCTCGGGGAGCTTGTCGCGCTCGGGCCGACGGTGGTGGCCAATCTCTACGCCTAG